The stretch of DNA cttttgttTTGACTTTTACAGGAAGaagcaataaaaaaaaagtaCGGAGGACTATTACCTAAAAAGCCAACCTTAATATCCAAGGTTTCTATGCTTTGACTCTTATTTATACAATATTTCTTGAATGCTAATACGTATATGTATCCGAGTTATCTTTCTATACCTATGTTTATATATACGTAAAGAGAAATGAAgagttaaaataacataattcgTCCTCGTTTGCTGACTGAAACATTTGAATTGTCTGCTAGAACCATGACCGTGCATTTTTCGATTCGGCTGATTGGGCACTAGGAAAGGTAAAGTATAGAAACTATGGCATAAGTCTGAGTTGTTTCAGGTTTTGATATTGAATGGCAATAGTAGTTTAAACTAAGGTTATATGTTTGGTCACATGTTGAACAGCAaggatcacaaaagcctaaagGACCACTTGAAGCATTGCGCCCAAAATTACAGGTATTGATATAATATAATCTTCCTGGTTATATAGCCTGTGTCAGTCTCTTAAAGCATTCGAGGTACAATTAAGGCATGATCTTCTCTAGTGTTTTATGTTATCCGAATTCGGGAGCTGTAGCTAGTACTTGTTAAATTTACCAAAGGTTTGTTTTGTGATTCCCAGCCTACCCCACACCAGCAAATGCGTTCAAGACGGTCAGTTTATGCACCTGCAGAAGATGATAATGAAGGTAAAAGAGGATCAATTCTATTTTTCAGACAGCAACATCACATATACTCGGACATGAGTATGGAGATATGACGGAGTCATGTGTTTCTTTTGTCTCACAGCTTCATCTTCCGAGGATCAAAGCTGCACATTGGAGGGGGACAATGATAATATTAACTCTGGAACAGAGGAGCATGTTCATGGTGATGGTGATGAAACATGACATGAGCCACAGCTGTGGAGTTTGGATCACTTTTCAGATTTAAGTGCTACTATTTTTGTTGTTTGTAACAACCATTGACTGTGTCTGAGTCACCACTTTTATTGTTGGTGGGAGCAATAAATACAGAAACGGAAGAGGAGTTAAAATGAGCTTTTTCAGGTGaggatttttgtatttttaatgagCGTCTGTAATTTCAAGTTTAACTGCATTGGTAAAAGCAAAGCCCTTGTAATAATGATCTCTATATCTACTTGTGCTCCAAAAACTATGGTGTTAACTTGTTTCACTTATATAGACTGTATTTATAGGACCAATTCATGATGGGCTCCTAGGTGAAAATGAGAAGATCATTTTGGGTTtagttttattattgttttatttttattttgtggtTTCTAAAGCAGGCAGGGGAATTGATATAGCAGTGCCATTGGGCTATAGGGTCATCTTTTACATCATCCTATGGGGCTTGCACTGTAAGGTCATTTTGATCAGCTTTAGCTGAATATGGCCTTAATTAAGGCTCTTCTTTGTATCagaataaatggtaaatttgcaagaGTTTTATTATGGTTAAGAGTATTTTGTATTTATTGTgtgattttcttttaaatcatGTCACGTTTTGGCACCAAAACCTACTTATGATACCAAAAAGGTACTCAAAAAGCCATGATAGTaataaataacaaaagaaaagagagtaCTTAACTTACGAAAATGTCACTCATAGTGgatgttaaaaaaaagaagaagaagaaaagttaACAACGTCATTGGTTCAACAAAAACAAGTCTGCATAAATTTCAAAAACTCATTGATATCCACTCTACCATCTCCATCCTTATCAGCCATCCTTATCATCCTCTTACACTCCTCCACCGTCACCATCTTCCTTTTCACGCCTAGGCAAATGAGCACCCTTTGCAGCTCCGTCGCATCGATAAACCCATCTTTGTTATCGTCGAAAACATCAAACGCTTCCTTAATCTCCTCCAACGCAGGCTCTTCATCATCAAAGATTTCACCCAACAACTCATCGGCACCGTCGTTCCTCTCCATCTCGTACCTCATTCCCAGCCTTTCCATCACCACTTTTACGTCGCTTTTGCTTAGTTTCTCACCGTCGCCAATGGCAGCATTGATTTCCATGTTCAACTTTGGAGCTAATTCCCAAGTTTTGGGCTTGGAAAATAAAGGTTGAAAGTAGCAGAGCAGCAAATTTGACATAAAGTTATGGAATTTCATGTCCCTATTGTGAAGAGAAATTGGCTACTACCTTATCCAAAAAACAGGCTTTTCTTGGGTGCATTTATATAATACTAAAGGATTGACGAAGAGGAGTCaagttaaaattttcttatatgcaTGCATGGTTTCGTAGAAGTTTAAGCTTTGTATGACAAACAATGAATCACGGAAAAGGTATTTCCACACAATACGTAccaaaaaaacataaaacttgCGGGAAAGTTTCCAGGTAATTTTCTTCTATTTGGATTTTCTTGATTGACTGACCatgcttttgttttgttttctcaaGAAATACAATTTACAAAGACTAATAAATCCTTCCTTGCGGAAAACCCTTATTTTTTATTCATGTATTGAAGCAACCAATTTTTTTCTCTCCGGACATGGAAACCAGATGTAGTGCAtttgcctttttttattttttattttcacatgaAAAAAATCTATTGATCATTTTCTTATTATAtctgaaattaaaaatatcaattcaataaaaaattaagttctttaattaattattcaactataaatttgtaacatcgtaaacttataaattgagtactgaaatttaataattcattataaattaatttcatttgatAACTCGTATTGATTAATTGagtttgttaaatttattaactttataatttatcatattaaaaaatatattctaCTATGAGTTTGAAAcgttataaacttaaaaattgatcacttgaatttaataactcgtgattaattgattaatttaatttggtaGCTCATATTGATTAATTGAGCTTattagatttataaactttataattaatcatCTGAAAGAATGTATTCtaatacaaatttaaaacattataaacttataaattggtTACTTAAATTTAATAGCTTTAATTCATTTAATGTGATAACTCATActgattaattaagcttgttAGATTTATGAACGTTATAATTAATCATGTGAAATAATGTAacctaaaatatgcataaaagcaATAATGTATGCATCTGTTACacgttttttaattttgttaatttgattctCACTTTCttcatttgatgaaaattcacaaTATGAATTCTATGGTAGGTTTACAATGATTATTATATCTCCATGACAACATGTATTTATAGGTGCATAATAGTTACCTctttataacaaataaaatttttgcAAACAAATGAGTTATTATAAAGAGGGTGGactatatttatatacatatataccttAGTAGGTTATCAAATATATTGAGAAATCGACttaataaattactaaaaacattGGGAACAACCTTAAAGTATGATGTCGTGATTGTTCACCTTGGCTCTTAATCATATGGTCGGGGCCTGATCCCAGCTCATGGCAAGCAAGTGGAAGAAGGGAGGGGACAAGCAGTAGCCTTGgcctcaaaaattaaaaatttgtctACTAAaccctttatttttttagaaaattataaattaatataatgataaaattgtattttggcttcccaaatttcttttattcattttttactcTTAAAACAATTTTCTAACTTCACTCATACCTGCGTGAAGGAATAATCATtattataaatatgataaataatttaattttaaaaccaCTCTAAGTCCTTAGAATGGAAAAGAACAAGGCAATAAGGAAATTTCATTGCAAGTTACAACGTTGGATAAGATGTGGAGTAATAAGTAGGTGAGGTCAGGTTCATTGATAGCTAGCCTTTTTATATGGTTTCtcttcaatttcatcaaaatatctttaatattaatTTCAGCTTTTCTGCTGATACATATATTGGGAACAAGCAACAGATTTCAatctcattatatatatatacagatacTGGATGGAATGAGGAAAAAGCAAACAAGAGAAAGGTCACCATCGATGAGGTTACggaattattaaattaatcatgcaTGGTGGGTATGGTTAATGGAGTTATTTGTTTTAGGTACATCTACCTATCTTTTTAACAAAAAGGCATTGGAAAAAAGGGAACTACTTTATATCCTCGTCTTTTCTGCTTTGTACAACTGGGTTGCTTTCATTCTATGGGGTTTGAAAGAGAAAGCTGCTTCACATTTACACTACATCTCATCCATGGTTATCTGCTTTTATAAGGGCCTACACCAGTTTTTTGGGTTAATATCCTATTTGGTACCTGggtttagttttaatatttaatttagtacttgaggatttttttgttttattttaataactaagtTTGACTTTAATGTTTGGTCCTGATTTTaacttcaaaatttaaatttaatatctgAATTTAATTTTACTATCCAAATTAATAtcttatgcttttttttttgtacTAAAACACATGTTAAATAATTATTGGTTATACGATGTTGTTTGGTATGgctatcaaattgaacattaaaattaaacttaagtATCAAATTTGATATTAACTCTTTTTAGGTATAAGAGAagaaatctaatatatatatagtaatattAAATCTTTTATTACTATCAATTACTTTGAATACACTAAATTAACTTAGTATATCAAGATTATTGCATTTCATACATCAAATTAGattatgaaataattttatataataaatttttattcttaagtttaagaaaattaagtatattaatataataaattatttgatttcaTAGTGAACCACACATTTTGCTTTTAACaaatacaaattttatattatattgttttactttttttaatcatagtattatagtgaatcacataataaacatattaaaaacacataaaatatatatatttctttttctccctttctttcattttctttctatCCTTCTCTTATTTCCCATATTTCACTCCTTTAACCTAAAATTAGAATATACtatcattaatttaaaataacatatcTTTTTTATACATTGCATTAGTACATGCATCGCGCGCGCGGATATACAAATTAGTTTAGAATAAAATatgagagggttcgggtaaaaatataagcccgaaataTGAGTTTGGTAAAAAAACGAGGTCCGTTTATAAAacaggccgggcctcgggcaccacttttttggctcgggcccggcccgaatatataataaatatttttttattttttattttaaaatatttttaaaataaatttttggtgtttattaaaaaatgggccgggccgggcccgggcctagtgtcatgggttgcgcatgcgAGCACACCACCATGACAAATTTGTGCGAACCATCGCATTTGAGAGAGGTCACTTGGCCCAATCAGACTGGCCCGTTGCttggagagattaaaagcccatcttAAGAGCCTGGTAAAAATGGGAAGTGAtctagaagatataattatggaatcttagagttcCAGTTGTATATAGCTAGTTAAgtaagcttagagttctaattgtatacagCTTTTAACTGTAGCCATTGATGTActgtgaggctcaactataaatagagacctctttgctaattgtaattcattcagttgttaataagaattttgagagtattcactcaaacttttctctcaagtgttcttgcttttgttcatctttcaaggctcgttcttacttcgttcttctgctgttcttcgtgaaaatcttaagggaattctattgaatcctttattgttgcgagttAAGCTGACTTGGGCGTTTTTGCTGTTGAATTCTTTTTTGTTGCAAGTtaagctgacttaggcgttttaagcagagaaactgcctaaggccgcacagatcgcgtgggaaaactctaagtccgtgacagttggtatccgagCTAAGGTTCGTAGCTACCGTTGAaagatgtcgaaagaagttgagggaatggagacccgtgggagggcaAGGAAAGCTAGTCGCTCGAGGGACATATTGTCAGCTTTAGAGGATCGTGTCGTCACTCTCGAAAATTTCGCGGGGATATCAAGGAGAGGATTGATGATGTCGACCATAGGCACCGTGATGGATTGCAGTCCATGCAGGAGCAGCTCAAAGTGTATGTGACTGATAATGTGGAACAGTTGACTGGTAGAGATGATGCCATTGAGGCTATGGTGGCAGCCTTGAAGGGAGAGATTGcggagctcaagggtgaactcacaatctacaaggTTGCTTTGGGCAATGGTGGGTTAGCAGCTGCCGCACCCAAGCCCAATATTGATGTTCCCAAGCCCAATGAGTTCAAGGGAACAAGGTCCGCAAGAGATGTGGACAACTTTTTGTGGGGAATCGAGCAATACTtctgtgccaaaggcatcacgGAGGATGTCACTAAGGTAACTACTGCTGCAATGTATTTATCTGACGTTGCTTTGttgtggtggcgtcgtaggtccacCGATGTGAGACGTGGTGGGACCGAAATCGAAACATGGGAGGAGTTTCGATATGAGTTCAAAGCACAATTTTACCCAGAGTATGCCGAGGATGAGCTCGGGTAAAGTTGCGTCGGCTTGCGCAACAAGGCACTGTGAGGGAGTATGTGTAGGAGTTTAGCGAGCTTATGCTCTAAATCTCAGATATGGGGGAGAAAGAGGCAttcttttccttcatggatggattAAAACCGTGGGCGAAGCAAGAGTTGCAACGCCGAGGAGTTCAAGAACTCACCAAGGCTATGTCAGTAGCAGAATCACTTGCTGAATTTGGTGGAAAGAAATATAGTCCCAATTCTTCTAAGCCCAGATTTAACCAAAAGGGTAATAGTGGGGGATATAAAGAAAGGCCCACTAGGAACGACAATGGTAAGAAACCTTGGGACAAGAGAAAGAGTGGGCCTATAAGTTGCTTTCACTGTgatggtccacatatgatcaaggaCTGCCCAAAGAAGGCCGCTCTCACGGCTATGGAAGCAAAAGGGGAGTCCGACGTAGAGGATAACAATCTTGGTTCGATACTAGGGGGTGTCGAAGATAAAATGAGCCATggtttgatgtttgtagacatcattgtGGCTGGCAAAAAATTGAATGCTCTCGTTGACACAGACGCTTTTGATTTGTTCATGTCCGAGGAGGCTGCTTGTAAACTGGGCCTCAAGATAGATAATGAAGTGGGTCGGATCAAAACAGTGAACTCAGAAAGTGTTCCAATCAAGGGGGTTGCAAAGGGAGTGGAACTTCAGCTCGGCAATTGGTCGGGGAAGGtatccattaaggtaataccaTTGGATGACTATGACTTTGTGGTTGGACTAAGCTTCCTTGATCAGGTTAATGCTCTTATTGCCCCTTCGAGCAATTACATGGTGATTTCAGATGCGAAACATCAATGCATGGTGAAAGTGACAAGGAAGAGAAGCTTTGAGGGAAAAACACTGTCAGCAATTCAGTTTGCTAAAGGTGTACGAAGAAATGAAGTCTCATATTTAGCCACCTTGAAGATCGAAGAGACCGCTGAGTCTGTTAGTGAGACCCCGAAAGAAGTGGGACAATTGCTGCAATCATTCCGAGATGTAATGCCTGCTCAGTTGCCAAAAAGTTTGCCATCCaagagggaggtggaccacaaGATCGAGTTAGTGTCCAATGTGGTACCGCCAGCAAGGGCCCCCTATCGTATGTCTCCGCCAGAATTAGAAGAGTTGCGGAAACAATTGAAGGAACTTTTGGATGCGGGATTCATTAGACCATCTAAATCCCCATATGGTGTGCCAGTGTTGTTCCAAAAGAAACATGATGAGTCattgagaatgtgcatcgattatcgagctCTAAACAAGATCACTGTGAAGAATAGGTACCCTATTCCTCTTATTgcagatttgtttgatcagcttggtagtgcaagatggtttaccaagttagatTTGAGATCGGAGTATCATCAAGTTCGGATAGCTGAGGGGGACGAACCAAAGACAACTTGTGTGACACGGTACGGTTCGTAtaagttccttgtgatgcctttcggactcACGAATGCTCCAGCTACATTCTacaccctaatgaataaggtacttcaaccttttcttgatcgttttgtggttgtttaccttgacgATATGGTGGTGTATAGCAAGTCGCTTGAAGAGCACATAGGACACTTGAGGGAGGTGTTCcaaactttgagggaaaatgagctgttcatcaaggaggagaaatgctcatttgcccaacAAGAGGTGTCATTCCTAGGCCATATTGTGGGAAGTGGCAAGATCCAAATGGACAAGAGCAAGGTTCGAGCCATTTCAGAGTGGGAGCCTCCAACCAAGGTAACGGAGCTGAGATCTTTCATTGGGTTGGTAAATTACTATCGACGCTTTGTCGAAGGCTACTCCAGAATTACCGCTCCTTTGACagacatgttgaaaaaggggaagGTATGGGATTGGAATCCGGAATGTGAGAAGGCCTTCAATCAATTGAAGCAAGAAATGACGAGGGAACCTGTACTTGCCTTGCCAGTTTTTACAAAGCCTTATGAAGTACGCACGGATGCATCAGATTATACTATTGGgggagtactgatgcaagatgggcacccaattgctttcgagagtcgaaagcttaatgAGACGGAGCATAGATATACGGTCCAAGAGAAATAGATGACTATGGTAGTACACTGTTTGCGCACATGGAGACACTATCTATTGGGTTCCAAGTTTGTGGTCCTTACCGATAATGTTGCCAATAGTTATtttctaacccagaaaaagttgtctcccaagCAGGCTCGTTGGCAAGTTTTACTAGCAGAGTTTGATTTTACAATGGAATATAAACCAGGAAGTGCCAACATTGTGGCTGATACACTCAGTCGCAAGATGGAATTTGCAGTAATTAGTCAACCTGAGGGTTCTTTGCTGGAACGCATTCGAGAGGTATTGTCCCATGATCCCACGGCCAAAAATTTGAGTGAGCTGGCCAAGGAGGGAAAAACGagaagattttggcttgatgaGGAGCTATTATACACTCATGGACACCGCCTCTATGTGCCCCATTATGGGAAACTCCGTAAGGAAGTCATGAAGGAGTGTCATGACTCGAAATGGGCAGGCCATCCAGGGATGCATCGCACTTTGGCCCTTTTAGAGGATCGTTATTACTGGCCTCACATGGGTGTTGATGTggaaacctatgtgaaaacttATCTAGTGTGCCAAGaagacaaggttgagttaaagACTCCAGCCGGCTTGCTTCAACCCCTGCCAGTTCCAGAAAggccatgggagagtttatccatggattttattattggtttgcctATGTCTGACGGGTTTGCTAGTATTCTTGTTATggtggacaggttttcaaagtatgCGACTTTTATTCCAGCGACCAAAGAGTGCCCTGCTGAGGAAGCAGCTCGGTTGTTCCTTAGACACgtggtgaaatattggggagtgccacTGTCTATTATCAGCGATCGAGATGGGCGATTTACTGGCCGGTTCtggacggagttgttcaagtcaatgggctcagatttgaacttctccacaagcatgcatccacaaaccgatgggcaaactgaacgagtAAATGCACTGTTGGAGACGTGTCTTCGacactatgtgagtgccacacaaagggattGGCCAAAGTTGCTGGATGTGGCCCAATTTTCATACAACTTGTAGCGAAGTGGGGCCACGAATCAAAGTCCATTCGAAATAGTGACGGGTCAACAGCCACTCACACCTAACGCTGTTATGACCCATTATACAGGACCAAATCCGGCAGCATATCAATTCGCAAAAGATTGGCAAGAGAAGAATGACTTGGCTAGATCTTCTTTACATAAGGCAAGTAAGCGTAGCAAGAAGTGGGCCGATCAGAACCGAAGGGATGTACAATTCATGTGGGTGACTCAGTCCTTGctaaactacacttgattttACGATATACTGGCTTGCACAAGGGTCTTGTGCGAAGGTATGAAGGGCCGTTTAAAGTTGTGAAGAGAGTAGGCAATGTGGCTTACAAGCTGGAGTTGCCACCAAAACTTAAAGTACACCCAGTCTTCCATGTAAGAATGCTTAAGCCGTTTCATGGGGATCAAGAGGATCCGAATTGAGGCAAGTCTGAACGAGCACCAATGGGGGTAAATGTGTCGTATGATCGTGAAGTTGAAAATATTGAAGCAGATCGAGTAATTAGACAAAAGCGCCACCGACCACGACATGAATACTTAGTTCGATGGAAAGGACTTCCTGATAGCGAAGCAAGTTGGGAACCCGCCGAAGCATTGTGGCAGTTCCAAGGAAAGATTGATCAGTTCCATCAGGAGGATGCGACGAGGGCGTCACTAGAACAAGTGGGgtagaatgtcatgggttgcgcatgcgAGCACGCCACCATGACAAACTTGTGTGAACCATCGCATTTGAGGGAGGTCACTTGGCCCAATCAGACTGGCCCGTTGCttggagagattaaaagcccatctcaagagcctgGTAAAAATGGGAAGTGAtctagaagatataattatggaatcttagagttcCAATTGTATATAGCTAGTTAAgtaagcttagagttctaattgtatacagCTTTTAACTGTAGCCATTGATGTActgtgaggctcaactataaatagagacctctttgctaattgtaattcattcagttgttaataagaattttgagagtattcactcaaacttttctctcaaatgttcttgcttttgttcatctttcaaggctcgttcttacttcgttcttctgctgttctttgtgaaaatcttaagggaattctattgaatcttTTATTGTTGCGAGTTAAGCTGACTTGGGCGTTTTTGCTGTTGAATCCTTTTTTGttgcaagttaggctgacttaggcgttttaagcagagaaactgcctaaggccgcacggatcgcgtgggaaaactctaagtccgtgacactaggacgcgggccaaaattttttttgaacccAGCAtgacccggcccatgagcacctctaggtGTTAAGGCGGGCTAAAGGTAAGGGCTTCTCTTAAAGAAGtcccttaaaaattaaaaagttttaaattaatttaatggtGATTTTATATTTCGGTGTccaataaaatataaattcaattatgatctttttaaaaattaaaaaaattatagtttaatttcttgacatattataaaattttaaattaatacatttaCTAAGTTACATTTTTAGCTCtagaaagaaattataatttaaatttgatgTCTCCAAAAAAAAAGTGGTAGATAATGGGATTAGTATTTGTTTCATAACTGCATAAATTTGTTATGAGCTAAGAAATTGACTAACTTTGAGGTGTCCTTGTCTTCCCATTGATCAACTACTGCAACTTTAGGCACCCATTTTCTGATTTTCCTCACAATTTATAGCAGAATCCATGATTTGCTGCTATTTTCTTATCCTATAGCAGCAAAAGATAGAAAGGGCATAAATGAAAAACTGAATAATTTAGGACAATTTTACAgcaaccaaaaaagaaaatttatgtacATGACATGGTTGATCATTTGTGGTCAAGCTAGGCAAAAAAGCACTAGATCCATCAATTGctgacataatattttttttcatgttttttcatGAAAGTTGAGTGATCGAGACAATGCTGCCGGGTTAGCCCTCAACACAGAGAATGTTTCTACAGATCTGTAATTTCTTTCATCGTTGCCTTTTGATTGAAAGCCATTGAATAAACCTCCCGAATTGGTGTTCTTGGTTTTCATAATCGGTGTTGCCAACAATGAGCTTTTGTTGGTCTCACCATCATCATCTATTATTCTCAAAGTT from Gossypium hirsutum isolate 1008001.06 chromosome D04, Gossypium_hirsutum_v2.1, whole genome shotgun sequence encodes:
- the LOC107898047 gene encoding probable calcium-binding protein CML46, encoding MEINAAIGDGEKLSKSDVKVVMERLGMRYEMERNDGADELLGEIFDDEEPALEEIKEAFDVFDDNKDGFIDATELQRVLICLGVKRKMVTVEECKRMIRMADKDGDGRVDINEFLKFMQTCFC
- the LOC107898723 gene encoding uncharacterized protein; the protein is MSQTNDVEGVKEKKVMNDGEKIQVDDGKDQIFGEEVALSEELKDSDENENEKNLMPSATEEEEAIKKKYGGLLPKKPTLISKNHDRAFFDSADWALGKQGSQKPKGPLEALRPKLQPTPHQQMRSRRSVYAPAEDDNEASSSEDQSCTLEGDNDNINSGTEEHVHGDGDET